The following are from one region of the Abyssicoccus albus genome:
- the lysS gene encoding lysine--tRNA ligase yields MTEEMNDQRQVRFDKMEDYKAKGIDPFGKRFDRTHYSKELMATFDQFSKEELKEKEGETSVTIAGRIMTKRGKGKAGFAHVQDVDGQIQIYVRKDQIGDDAFDIWNSTDLGDIVGVTGVMFKTNTGELSVKATEYTLLSKSLRPLPDKHHGLKDVEQRYRQRYLDLITSEESKNVFITRSKIIQEMRSYLNDRGFLEVETPMMHSMAGGAAARPFETHHNALDMELYMRIALELHLKRLIVGGLEKVYEIGRVFRNEGVSTRHNPEFTMIELYEAYADYKDIMSLTEEMVAYIAQNVLGTTTVPYGEYEIDLSPQWRRVHMVDAIQEVTGVNFFDVTSTEEAKSLAKEHQIEIKETMSYGHIVNEFFEQKVEETLINPTFVYGHPVEISPLAKLNDDDPRFTDRFELFIVGREHANAFTELNDPIDQKERFEAQVEEKAQGNDEAHEMDHDFIEALEYGMPPTGGLGIGIDRLVMLLTNSPSIRDVLLFPHMKHK; encoded by the coding sequence ATGACTGAAGAAATGAATGACCAAAGGCAAGTACGTTTTGACAAAATGGAAGATTATAAAGCCAAAGGAATTGATCCATTCGGTAAGCGTTTTGATCGTACACATTATTCTAAAGAATTGATGGCAACGTTTGATCAGTTTTCTAAAGAAGAGCTGAAAGAAAAAGAAGGAGAAACTTCAGTAACGATTGCGGGTCGAATTATGACTAAGCGTGGTAAAGGTAAGGCCGGATTCGCTCACGTGCAAGATGTTGATGGTCAAATTCAAATATACGTTCGAAAAGATCAAATTGGTGATGATGCGTTTGATATTTGGAATTCAACAGACCTAGGTGACATTGTTGGAGTTACCGGAGTCATGTTCAAAACAAATACGGGTGAATTGTCTGTGAAGGCAACCGAATATACGTTACTCTCTAAATCATTACGTCCATTACCGGATAAACACCATGGGTTAAAAGACGTAGAACAACGTTATCGTCAACGTTACTTAGATTTAATCACGAGCGAAGAGAGTAAAAATGTCTTTATTACGCGTAGTAAGATTATTCAAGAGATGAGAAGTTATTTGAATGATAGAGGATTTTTAGAAGTAGAAACACCGATGATGCATTCGATGGCTGGTGGTGCAGCAGCGAGACCATTTGAAACACACCATAATGCATTAGACATGGAACTGTATATGCGTATTGCACTTGAATTACACTTAAAACGTTTGATTGTTGGTGGACTTGAGAAAGTGTATGAAATTGGTCGTGTATTCCGTAATGAAGGGGTATCGACACGACATAACCCAGAATTTACAATGATTGAGTTGTATGAAGCATATGCTGATTACAAAGATATTATGTCACTCACTGAGGAAATGGTTGCATATATCGCTCAAAACGTGCTCGGAACGACGACGGTACCTTATGGTGAATATGAAATAGACTTATCACCACAATGGCGTCGAGTACACATGGTCGATGCAATACAAGAAGTGACTGGTGTTAACTTCTTTGATGTTACATCAACTGAAGAAGCGAAATCACTGGCTAAAGAACATCAAATAGAAATTAAAGAAACGATGAGTTATGGTCATATTGTGAATGAATTCTTCGAACAAAAAGTCGAAGAAACTTTAATTAATCCTACATTCGTATATGGTCATCCAGTTGAAATCTCTCCGCTTGCTAAGTTGAATGATGACGATCCACGTTTTACAGACCGTTTTGAATTGTTCATCGTTGGACGAGAGCATGCGAATGCGTTTACTGAATTAAATGATCCAATCGATCAGAAAGAACGATTCGAAGCGCAAGTTGAAGAGAAGGCGCAAGGAAATGATGAAGCACATGAAATGGATCACGACTTCATCGAAGCACTTGAATATGGAATGCCGCCTACAGGTGGATTAGGAATTGGTATTGACCGATTAGTGATGTTACTCACGAATTCACCATCTATTAGAGATGTGTTGTTATTCCCACACATGAAGCACAAGTAG
- the dusB gene encoding tRNA dihydrouridine synthase DusB → MFKIGDVEIENRVVLAPMAGVCNAAFRLTVKEFGAGLVCAEMISDKALLFKNEKTMNMLYIDSRENPMSLQIFGGEKETLVEAAKYVDQNTTADIIDINMGCPVSKIIKCEAGARWLLDPNKIYEMVSAVVEAVDKPVTVKMRTGWDEDHIYAVENAKMIEKAGASALSLHGRTRKQMYEGHADWDIIKQVKEAVNIPVIGNGDVTTPELAKKMLDETGVDAVMIGREALGNPWMIYRTVHYLETGELMPEPDIEEKIKIAILHLDRLIQLKGEKVAVMEMRKHASWYLKGIRGNGKARKAINQTNTRDEMVTVLEQFVQDVKDKQAS, encoded by the coding sequence ATGTTTAAAATAGGTGACGTTGAAATAGAAAACAGAGTCGTATTAGCGCCGATGGCTGGTGTATGTAATGCGGCATTTAGACTTACAGTGAAGGAATTTGGTGCGGGTCTTGTTTGCGCGGAAATGATTAGTGATAAAGCGTTATTATTTAAAAATGAAAAGACAATGAATATGCTATATATCGATTCACGTGAAAACCCAATGAGTCTGCAAATTTTTGGTGGGGAGAAAGAGACATTGGTTGAGGCGGCGAAGTATGTCGATCAAAATACAACGGCTGATATTATCGATATTAATATGGGCTGTCCAGTTTCTAAAATTATTAAATGTGAAGCTGGCGCCAGATGGTTGCTTGACCCTAATAAAATTTATGAAATGGTGAGTGCGGTTGTAGAAGCTGTAGACAAACCGGTCACGGTTAAAATGAGAACAGGTTGGGATGAAGATCATATTTATGCAGTTGAGAATGCAAAGATGATTGAAAAAGCAGGAGCTAGCGCTTTAAGTCTTCATGGTAGAACCCGTAAACAAATGTATGAAGGTCATGCGGATTGGGATATTATAAAGCAAGTTAAAGAAGCGGTTAATATTCCTGTCATTGGGAATGGTGATGTCACAACACCAGAGCTTGCCAAAAAAATGCTCGATGAAACAGGTGTTGATGCAGTCATGATTGGACGTGAAGCGTTAGGGAACCCCTGGATGATTTATCGTACTGTGCATTATTTAGAGACTGGTGAACTGATGCCAGAGCCTGATATTGAAGAGAAAATCAAAATCGCAATACTTCACTTAGATCGTTTGATACAATTAAAAGGTGAGAAAGTTGCTGTAATGGAAATGCGTAAGCATGCATCATGGTATTTGAAAGGGATACGAGGTAACGGTAAAGCTCGAAAAGCGATTAATCAAACAAATACAAGAGATGAAATGGTGACTGTATTAGAGCAATTTGTACAAGATGTGAAGGATAAACAAGCGAGTTAA
- the folK gene encoding 2-amino-4-hydroxy-6-hydroxymethyldihydropteridine diphosphokinase, whose amino-acid sequence MYPSQLIEGDRQLMANVYLGLGSNIGDKKQYITDAIEALSDNPHIDLIQVAELIETEPYGHVEQDDFLNTCVHIETDYTPYEMLDKAMEIEQSLDRERYIKWGPRTIDIDILLYEDLQIEQDNLTIPHEELHLRSFVLEPLNSIAKDVVHPVFNQTIHELYLDLKRKEMKE is encoded by the coding sequence ATGTATCCGTCACAATTGATAGAAGGAGATCGACAGCTCATGGCTAATGTATACTTAGGATTAGGAAGTAACATTGGAGATAAGAAGCAATATATTACAGATGCGATAGAAGCGTTAAGTGATAATCCTCATATTGACCTTATTCAAGTTGCTGAGTTGATTGAAACTGAGCCTTATGGTCATGTTGAACAAGATGATTTCTTAAATACTTGTGTGCATATTGAAACGGACTATACACCATATGAAATGTTAGATAAAGCGATGGAAATCGAACAATCGTTAGATCGCGAACGTTATATTAAATGGGGACCTAGAACGATTGATATCGATATATTATTATACGAAGATTTACAGATTGAACAAGATAATTTGACGATTCCTCATGAAGAATTACATTTGCGATCATTTGTATTAGAACCGTTAAATTCGATTGCAAAAGATGTTGTACATCCAGTGTTTAATCAGACGATTCATGAATTGTATTTAGATTTAAAGCGTAAAGAAATGAAGGAATAA
- the folB gene encoding dihydroneopterin aldolase, whose amino-acid sequence MDKIHIEGVRGYAYHGALSAEHELGQQFIADVTMSVDLHEAGVDDDLSSTVHYGEAYEVIHETLTKTRKDLIEAVAEQIASELFKQFERVDGVLVTIKKPNAPIPGVFDYVSVTIDRRRSTAHG is encoded by the coding sequence ATGGATAAAATTCATATCGAAGGCGTGAGAGGTTATGCATATCACGGTGCATTGTCTGCTGAACATGAACTAGGTCAACAATTTATAGCTGATGTCACGATGTCTGTAGACTTACATGAAGCAGGTGTGGATGATGATTTATCATCAACGGTTCATTACGGAGAAGCGTATGAAGTCATCCATGAAACCCTTACGAAGACAAGGAAAGATTTAATAGAAGCTGTCGCAGAACAAATTGCCAGTGAATTATTTAAACAATTTGAACGTGTAGACGGTGTACTTGTTACAATCAAAAAGCCTAATGCACCGATACCTGGTGTGTTCGACTATGTATCCGTCACAATTGATAGAAGGAGATCGACAGCTCATGGCTAA
- the folP gene encoding dihydropteroate synthase, translated as MEKLKIMGILNVTPDSFSDGGQYNSVEASLRRVKEMVDDGVDIIDVGGYSTRPGHSAVTIEEEIERVVPVIEAIKHIAPLISVDTFRSEVARAALDAGAHIINDQWRGTYDERILEVVKQYNVPIILMHNRTEMIPDDIDAMDEVINDLKDSIDLCKKHGITDNLIWLDPGIGFKKTRAQELSIMRQLDRLVELGYKVLLATSRKRFVNTLLDRPYDAYDRDEQTVATTIYGLTKGVYGVRVHNVSMNRKAVDAYQTLVGEGDG; from the coding sequence ATGGAGAAGTTGAAGATTATGGGGATACTAAACGTTACACCGGATTCATTTAGTGACGGGGGCCAGTATAATAGTGTCGAAGCTAGTCTACGTCGAGTAAAAGAAATGGTTGATGATGGTGTTGATATTATTGATGTTGGAGGCTATTCAACGCGACCGGGTCATAGTGCAGTCACAATTGAAGAAGAGATTGAACGTGTTGTTCCTGTAATTGAAGCAATTAAACATATAGCACCATTGATTTCTGTAGATACTTTTAGGTCTGAAGTGGCGCGTGCAGCGCTTGATGCGGGTGCTCATATTATAAATGATCAGTGGCGAGGGACTTATGATGAACGAATATTAGAAGTAGTTAAACAATACAATGTTCCGATTATTTTAATGCATAATAGAACAGAAATGATTCCAGATGATATAGATGCAATGGATGAAGTGATTAACGATTTAAAGGACTCAATTGATTTATGTAAAAAGCATGGTATAACTGATAATCTGATTTGGCTAGATCCAGGCATCGGTTTTAAGAAAACACGAGCACAAGAATTGAGTATTATGAGACAACTCGATCGATTAGTTGAATTGGGATATAAAGTATTACTTGCAACGAGTCGAAAGCGTTTTGTGAACACGTTGCTTGATCGTCCTTATGATGCATATGATAGAGATGAACAAACAGTGGCAACGACGATTTATGGATTGACTAAAGGTGTCTATGGTGTGAGAGTCCATAATGTCTCTATGAACCGAAAAGCAGTAGATGCATATCAAACGTTAGTAGGTGAAGGCGATGGATAA
- the cysK gene encoding cysteine synthase A, giving the protein MRKVVNNVTELIGGTPIVKLNRLTDESMADVYVKLEYQNPGSSVKDRIALAMIKKAEESNLIKPGDTIVEPTSGNTGIGLAMVSAALGYKAVLVMPDTMSQERRSLLRAYGAELVLTPGANGMKGAIEKANELKDEHGYFMPQQFENMANPEIHSETTGKEIIEQMEGITIDAFISGVGTGGTVSGVGQTLKAHHEATQVFALEPTDSDVLSGGSAGPHKIQGIGAGFVPGTLNTDIYDGVLTVSNEQAMETARNLAKEEGILGGISSGAAVYASLEKAKELGAGKTIVTVLPSNGERYLSTPLFNFED; this is encoded by the coding sequence GTGCGTAAAGTAGTGAATAATGTTACTGAGTTAATCGGTGGAACACCAATTGTTAAGCTAAATCGTTTAACTGATGAGTCAATGGCAGATGTATATGTAAAACTTGAATATCAAAACCCAGGTAGCTCAGTGAAAGATCGTATCGCACTCGCGATGATCAAAAAAGCAGAAGAATCTAATTTAATTAAACCGGGGGATACAATTGTTGAGCCAACATCCGGTAATACAGGGATCGGTCTTGCAATGGTCTCAGCTGCATTAGGGTATAAAGCAGTACTTGTAATGCCTGATACGATGAGTCAAGAACGCCGTTCATTACTTAGAGCATATGGTGCTGAGCTTGTATTGACACCAGGTGCGAATGGAATGAAAGGTGCAATTGAGAAAGCGAATGAATTAAAGGACGAACATGGATACTTTATGCCTCAACAATTTGAGAATATGGCAAATCCAGAAATTCATAGTGAGACGACAGGTAAAGAAATTATTGAACAAATGGAAGGCATTACGATTGATGCATTTATTTCAGGTGTTGGTACAGGTGGTACGGTCAGTGGTGTCGGTCAAACATTGAAAGCACATCATGAAGCAACTCAAGTGTTCGCACTTGAACCAACAGATTCTGATGTTTTAAGTGGTGGGTCAGCAGGTCCACATAAAATACAGGGCATCGGAGCAGGATTTGTTCCAGGAACGTTGAATACTGATATTTATGATGGTGTATTAACTGTATCTAATGAGCAAGCGATGGAAACAGCCAGAAATCTTGCAAAAGAGGAAGGAATTCTTGGAGGTATTTCATCAGGAGCTGCGGTTTACGCATCCCTAGAGAAAGCGAAAGAATTAGGCGCTGGTAAGACCATTGTTACAGTATTACCAAGTAATGGAGAACGTTATTTATCAACACCTTTATTTAACTTTGAAGATTAA
- the hslO gene encoding Hsp33 family molecular chaperone HslO: MMKDYLVKALLFNDEVRMYAVTSTETVQEVQTRHYTWPTASAAIGRAMSATVMMGAMLKNDDTITVRINGNGPIGGMVIDGDAKGNVRGYVEHPQTHFPLNDIGKLDVRRAVGTDGTISVVKDVGLKDYFTGQTPIVSGELGEDFTYYLTTSEQVPSSVAVGVLVNPDNTIKASGGFIIQVMPFAKEETIDQLEKAIESIPPISKLIDEGYTPEQIIERIAGSEHKIVDTMPIQFKCKCSKERFYNAIAGLGHDEIKAMIEEDNGAEAVCHFCNEKYQFTAQELEALL; encoded by the coding sequence ATAATGAAAGATTATTTAGTAAAAGCACTATTGTTTAACGATGAGGTAAGAATGTATGCGGTGACATCAACAGAGACAGTACAAGAAGTACAGACAAGACATTACACTTGGCCAACTGCTTCGGCAGCTATTGGAAGAGCGATGAGTGCGACGGTGATGATGGGTGCTATGCTCAAAAATGACGACACAATCACAGTACGAATTAATGGTAATGGCCCAATCGGCGGTATGGTGATTGATGGAGATGCGAAAGGGAATGTTAGAGGGTATGTAGAACATCCACAAACCCATTTTCCATTAAATGATATTGGTAAGTTAGATGTCAGAAGAGCTGTTGGAACAGACGGAACGATTAGTGTTGTTAAAGATGTCGGTTTAAAAGATTATTTCACAGGACAAACACCGATTGTATCTGGTGAACTTGGGGAAGACTTTACTTACTATTTAACGACAAGTGAACAGGTTCCATCGTCTGTTGCCGTCGGTGTACTTGTGAATCCTGATAATACGATTAAAGCAAGTGGAGGATTTATTATTCAAGTGATGCCATTTGCTAAAGAAGAGACGATTGATCAGTTAGAAAAAGCAATTGAATCGATTCCCCCAATCTCTAAATTAATTGATGAAGGATACACACCAGAACAAATTATCGAACGAATTGCCGGCAGTGAACATAAAATAGTTGATACAATGCCAATTCAATTTAAATGTAAATGTTCTAAAGAACGATTTTATAATGCGATTGCTGGGCTTGGACACGATGAAATTAAAGCAATGATCGAAGAGGACAATGGAGCAGAAGCGGTATGTCATTTCTGTAATGAGAAGTATCAATTTACAGCACAAGAACTTGAAGCGTTACTTTAG
- the ftsH gene encoding ATP-dependent zinc metalloprotease FtsH: MKGKGTYKNLLFLIVSIVILFVVFSMINGTTSNVKDVKYSTFMNYIEQDKVKELTIQPEQNVYLVEGKVSDAKKGETFKTVIPYNQQSDLDKITEYAKSNEDKVKFDVLPAEKPSPWVSMLSTFIPLLLFFLLFMFVMTQAQGGGGGGRMMNFGKSKAKMYDQSKKRVRFSDVAGADEEKQELVEVVDFLKDNRAFKQLGARIPKGVLLVGPPGTGKTLLARAVAGEAGVPFFSISGSDFVEMFVGVGASRVRDLFENAKKNAPCIIFIDEIDAVGRQRGAGVGGGHDEREQTLNQLLVEMDGFGENEGIIMIAATNRPDILDPALLRPGRFDRQIQVGRPDVKGREAVLKVHAKNKPLDDSVDLNAIAQRTPGFSGADLENLLNEAALVAARAGKKKIDDRDIDEATDRVIAGPAKKSKVISEKERNIVAYHEAGHTIIGCVLDEAEEVHKVTIVPRGQAGGYAVMLPKQDRYFMTKPELEDKIVGLLGGRVSEEINFGEVSTGAHNDFQRSTSIARSMVTEYGMSDKLGPLQFGDTSGGQVFLGKDMQNEPNYSDRIAYEIDSEVQRIVKEQYERCRTILTEHKAQLELIAETLLEVETLDRAQIQSLFHEGKLPERAYDNDIEDRSDEDKLGPSYEDVKRELNEKQQKNDEDEE, encoded by the coding sequence ATGAAAGGCAAAGGCACATATAAAAACCTCTTGTTCTTAATTGTTTCTATCGTTATTTTATTTGTCGTATTTTCGATGATTAATGGAACGACAAGCAATGTCAAAGATGTTAAATATTCAACATTTATGAATTATATAGAGCAAGACAAAGTGAAGGAACTAACGATTCAACCAGAACAAAACGTATATTTAGTTGAAGGTAAAGTAAGCGATGCGAAAAAAGGTGAGACATTTAAGACGGTCATTCCTTATAATCAGCAAAGTGATTTGGACAAAATTACCGAGTATGCTAAATCAAACGAAGACAAAGTGAAATTCGACGTACTACCTGCAGAGAAACCTTCTCCTTGGGTGAGTATGTTATCAACATTTATTCCGTTATTATTGTTTTTCTTATTATTTATGTTTGTAATGACACAAGCACAAGGCGGCGGTGGTGGCGGTCGCATGATGAACTTTGGTAAGAGTAAAGCGAAGATGTATGACCAAAGTAAAAAACGCGTCCGTTTTAGTGATGTCGCTGGTGCAGATGAAGAGAAACAAGAACTTGTAGAAGTGGTAGACTTCTTAAAAGATAATAGAGCGTTTAAACAACTTGGTGCGAGAATACCTAAAGGAGTTCTACTTGTCGGACCGCCTGGTACAGGTAAAACTTTACTTGCTAGAGCAGTAGCGGGTGAAGCAGGAGTACCGTTCTTCTCGATTTCAGGTTCTGACTTCGTAGAAATGTTTGTCGGTGTCGGTGCTTCTCGTGTTCGTGACTTATTCGAGAATGCAAAGAAAAATGCACCATGTATTATTTTCATCGATGAGATTGATGCCGTTGGACGTCAGCGTGGCGCTGGTGTCGGTGGTGGACACGATGAACGTGAACAAACATTGAACCAACTCCTTGTTGAGATGGATGGATTCGGTGAGAATGAAGGGATTATTATGATTGCTGCGACAAACCGTCCTGACATTTTAGACCCTGCTTTATTACGTCCAGGTCGATTTGACCGTCAAATTCAAGTGGGACGCCCAGACGTTAAAGGTCGTGAGGCAGTTCTAAAAGTACATGCAAAGAACAAACCGTTAGATGATTCGGTCGACTTAAACGCAATTGCTCAACGCACGCCTGGATTTAGTGGTGCGGATCTTGAGAACTTATTGAACGAAGCAGCTTTAGTTGCAGCGCGTGCAGGGAAGAAGAAAATTGATGATCGTGATATCGATGAAGCGACAGATCGAGTGATCGCTGGACCAGCAAAGAAAAGCAAAGTGATTTCTGAGAAAGAACGTAACATCGTTGCGTATCATGAAGCTGGACATACAATTATCGGTTGTGTATTAGATGAAGCCGAAGAAGTGCACAAAGTGACGATTGTACCTCGTGGACAAGCAGGCGGTTATGCCGTGATGTTACCAAAACAAGATCGCTACTTTATGACGAAGCCAGAACTTGAAGATAAAATTGTTGGATTGTTAGGTGGTCGTGTATCTGAAGAAATTAACTTTGGTGAAGTATCAACTGGTGCACACAATGACTTCCAACGTTCAACAAGTATTGCAAGAAGTATGGTAACTGAATACGGTATGAGTGACAAACTTGGACCACTACAATTCGGTGATACAAGTGGAGGTCAAGTGTTCTTAGGTAAAGATATGCAAAACGAGCCGAACTACTCAGATCGTATTGCGTATGAGATTGATAGCGAAGTTCAACGAATTGTTAAAGAACAATATGAGCGTTGTCGTACGATATTGACAGAACATAAAGCGCAATTAGAGTTAATTGCTGAGACTTTATTGGAAGTTGAAACGTTAGATAGAGCTCAAATCCAAAGCCTATTCCATGAAGGTAAGTTACCTGAAAGAGCTTACGATAACGACATAGAGGATCGTAGTGATGAGGATAAACTTGGACCGAGTTATGAGGATGTAAAGCGCGAATTAAATGAAAAGCAACAAAAAAATGATGAAGACGAAGAATAA
- the hpt gene encoding hypoxanthine phosphoribosyltransferase, with translation MKNLDQDIKSVVVSKERIEEICQTLGERITKDYRDKDLICIGLLKGCSFFMTDLLKYVDTHLEIEYMDVSSYHGSTESTGEVKINLDLSRSIEGKDLLIVEDIVETGTTLNSIIDLLTYRKAKSIEIVTLLDKPNRRKIPMTPKYIGETIPDEFVVGYGLDYNENYRNMDYIGLLKEEVYKKS, from the coding sequence ATGAAAAACTTAGATCAAGATATTAAATCAGTCGTTGTTTCTAAAGAAAGAATTGAAGAAATCTGTCAAACTCTTGGAGAGCGAATTACAAAAGATTATCGAGATAAAGATTTAATTTGTATCGGATTACTAAAAGGATGTAGTTTTTTTATGACAGATCTATTGAAGTATGTTGATACACACCTTGAGATTGAATATATGGATGTATCAAGTTATCACGGTTCGACTGAATCGACTGGAGAGGTTAAAATCAATTTAGACTTGAGTCGATCTATAGAAGGTAAAGATCTACTGATTGTAGAAGATATTGTCGAGACAGGTACAACGTTGAATTCTATTATCGATCTACTAACTTATCGTAAAGCGAAATCTATCGAAATCGTAACGCTACTAGATAAACCGAATCGTCGCAAAATACCGATGACACCAAAGTATATTGGGGAAACGATTCCTGATGAATTCGTTGTTGGTTATGGTTTAGATTATAATGAAAATTATCGTAATATGGATTACATTGGTTTACTGAAAGAAGAAGTATATAAAAAAAGCTAA
- the tilS gene encoding tRNA lysidine(34) synthetase TilS — protein sequence MEISWQETDRIAVCVSTGIDSMVLLHLLQTEYQHTYDRLYVYHIHHGQRKASDDECRFIKSYCHLHDISVRVGYIGRDIDSMVNPQNSIQQMSRVLRYERFIQFANEDQVSWILTAHHLDDLVETAYFRLWTNRFSHQSLLFDSVRTANEADNRIQFAKPLIHYSKEDIYNIQKQQSIDFYEDETNKSSKYHRNYIRHEIIPKINSVENFSARNIVNLSNQLEELKVFIVKSFEQTIQGHRLKRSLISEQQQTVAKLILFEWVKFHLKSTNLDEHFEISQTEIDQLYTLTVNNKIKNYTFQRGQMTINIAYEALYVSFEDIEIDQLLHIECPGKYQFNEYEIIVTEDSHSNQYTVRTAQQHDKIKLINQSHYKKVNRVFIDHKVPLKQRQRIPVILNSNQEIIAVGHLKHSDMPGHQFIKIYYKNKENQI from the coding sequence ATAGAGATTTCATGGCAGGAAACAGATCGTATCGCTGTATGTGTCTCAACAGGTATCGATTCGATGGTGTTATTGCATTTATTGCAGACGGAATATCAACATACATATGATAGATTATATGTATATCACATACACCATGGGCAACGTAAAGCATCGGATGATGAATGTCGTTTCATTAAGTCCTATTGCCATCTTCATGACATATCAGTTCGTGTTGGTTATATTGGTCGTGATATTGACTCGATGGTCAATCCACAAAATAGCATTCAACAAATGAGTAGAGTGTTACGTTATGAACGATTTATTCAATTCGCAAATGAAGATCAGGTAAGTTGGATTTTAACTGCACACCATCTTGATGATTTAGTTGAGACTGCATATTTTAGATTATGGACAAATAGGTTTAGTCATCAATCTCTTCTGTTTGATTCTGTAAGAACAGCAAACGAGGCAGACAATCGCATTCAATTTGCTAAACCATTGATTCATTATTCGAAAGAGGATATCTACAACATTCAAAAACAACAGTCGATAGACTTTTATGAAGATGAAACGAATAAAAGTAGTAAATATCATCGAAACTATATTCGACATGAAATAATTCCTAAAATCAACTCGGTCGAAAATTTTAGCGCGAGAAATATTGTTAATCTATCAAATCAATTAGAAGAATTGAAGGTATTTATAGTAAAATCATTTGAACAAACAATTCAAGGACACAGGCTTAAAAGAAGCTTAATCAGTGAACAACAACAAACAGTTGCGAAATTGATCTTATTTGAATGGGTTAAATTTCATTTAAAGAGTACTAATTTAGATGAACATTTTGAAATATCTCAAACTGAAATTGACCAACTCTACACATTAACTGTGAATAACAAAATAAAAAACTATACATTCCAACGAGGGCAAATGACTATCAATATCGCTTATGAAGCGCTCTATGTTTCATTTGAAGACATTGAAATTGATCAATTACTCCACATTGAATGTCCCGGGAAATACCAATTTAATGAGTATGAAATTATTGTTACAGAGGACAGTCATAGTAATCAATATACTGTTAGAACAGCACAGCAGCATGATAAAATCAAATTAATTAATCAATCCCATTATAAAAAAGTAAATCGAGTCTTTATTGATCACAAAGTACCGTTAAAGCAAAGACAGCGCATACCTGTTATACTAAATAGCAATCAAGAAATAATCGCTGTTGGCCATCTTAAACATAGTGACATGCCTGGGCATCAATTTATTAAAATATATTATAAAAACAAGGAGAATCAAATATGA
- a CDS encoding S1 domain-containing RNA-binding protein produces the protein MSIEVGSKITGKVTGIKPFGAFVELSEGKSGLVHISEVDDSYVEDINNHLAVGDEVLVKVLTVGEDGKISLSIKKAKEQRRPKPAPKKESTPEDFEKRLSNFLKDSEDKLSTIKKQTESRRGGRGSRR, from the coding sequence ATGTCAATTGAAGTTGGTAGTAAGATTACAGGTAAAGTAACAGGTATTAAACCTTTTGGAGCTTTCGTAGAGTTGTCAGAGGGGAAAAGCGGTCTAGTACATATTAGTGAGGTAGATGACTCATATGTAGAAGATATTAACAATCATCTTGCTGTAGGTGATGAAGTGTTAGTAAAAGTATTGACTGTTGGTGAGGATGGTAAAATTAGTTTATCAATCAAGAAGGCGAAAGAACAACGTCGACCAAAACCTGCCCCTAAAAAAGAAAGCACACCGGAAGACTTTGAAAAGAGACTATCAAACTTCTTAAAAGATTCTGAAGATAAGCTTTCAACGATTAAGAAGCAAACTGAGTCACGTCGTGGTGGCCGTGGTTCTAGACGTTAA
- a CDS encoding FtsB family cell division protein: MKNNVTQFPANDKSRRDHFEATRRSIVKRRLTLTSTVFVGTLCIALFFTGNQYMNNESAQKELAKAQSEYETLVDKEKSLSEQVEQLNDDDYIAKIARSEYYLSKEDEIIFNIPDEKKDKENKE, encoded by the coding sequence GTGAAAAACAACGTAACTCAGTTCCCAGCGAATGATAAATCGAGACGTGATCACTTTGAAGCGACACGACGTTCGATTGTTAAGCGAAGATTAACACTGACTTCTACTGTATTTGTCGGTACTTTATGCATCGCATTATTTTTCACAGGTAATCAATATATGAATAATGAATCAGCACAAAAGGAACTTGCAAAAGCGCAGTCAGAATATGAAACGTTAGTCGATAAAGAGAAGTCGCTTTCCGAACAAGTGGAGCAGTTAAATGATGATGATTACATCGCGAAAATTGCGAGAAGTGAATACTACTTAAGCAAAGAAGACGAGATCATATTTAACATCCCTGATGAGAAAAAAGATAAAGAAAATAAAGAATAA